From the Candidatus Zixiibacteriota bacterium genome, the window ACCAGATCGGCGCCGTCATCCATGGTGATATGCGGGTGAAAATCGAGCGCCTGATGAATATGCTTATAGTAAGTTGTTTTTTCTTCGGCGTTGATTGCGAAAACGGGAATACCAAAATCTCTCACCAGCGAGGCGGCCACATCATCCTGAGTCGAAAGAGGGTTCGAGGCGCAGAGGGCGGTATTGGCCCCGCCCGCTCTCAGCGTCGCCATCAGGCCGGCTGTCTCGGTGGTCACATGCAGACAACAGGCCAGATTGATCCCCTTCAGCGGCTTCTCTCTGGCAAACCGTTCCCGTATCAGCCGCAGCACCGGCATATTGTGCTCGGCCCATTCGATACGAAGTTTCCCTTCGGGTGCCTTTTTTGGATCGGCAATATCGCAATTGACCTTACTCATGTTTTATGCGTCCTTCAGTAGATCTTTAACCTTATCAGTTTTTTCCCAGGTATAATCGGGGTCACTCCAGCCGAAATGACCGTACGCCGCCGTCTTACGATATATCGGGCGAAGCAGGTCCAGAGAGGCAATAATCCCGCGGGGCGTCAGGTCAAAATTCTTCCTCACCAGTTCTATCATATGCTTATAGTCGATCTTATTGGTTTTGTCGGTGAAGATCATAACGGAAACCGGCTCGGCCACGCCAATAGCATAAGCCAGCTGGATAGTGCACTTCTCCGCCAGTCCGGCGGCCACAATATTTTTGGCGATATAACGGGCCATGTATGAGGCCGAGCGGTCGACCTTGGTCGGGTCCTTGCCTGAAAAAGCGCCGCCGCCATGGCTGGCCATCCCGCCGTACGTATCGACGATGATTTTCCGCCCGGTCATCCCGGTATCCGACTGCGGCCCGCCGATCACAAACTTGCCGGTCGGGTTGACATAATATTTCGTATCGGCATCGAGCATTTCCGCCGGAATAATCGGCTTGACCACCTGGGCGATAATTTCCTGGCGCGCCTTCTCGGTGATTTTCCTTCCGGTTTCATCGAGTATATCTTCGGTGTGATGGGCCGAAACCACGATAGCTTCAATACGCACCGGCTTCTTGTCGCGATATTCGACCGTAACCTGCGACTTTCCATCCGGACCGAGATACGGCAAAATCTTTTTCTTGCGCACTTCGGCCAGACGTTTGGTCAGTTTGTGGGCCAGCATGATCGGAAGCGGCATCAGTTCCGCTGTCTCGCGGCAGGCATACCCGGACATCAACCCCTGATCTCCGGCGCCGCCGATATCCACTCCCTGCGCAATATCGGGCGACTGCGACCCGATCGCATTAAGTATTCCTATCGAATTATAAGCAAATCCAAATTTGGGATCAGTATATCCGATATCGGCTACCAGACCGCGCACCAGTTTTGGTATATCGGCATATCCCGTGGTCGTGATTTCACCTCCCACAATCGCCAGACCAACCGTGACAAAACATTCACAGGCCACTCGTCCCTTCTTGTCCTGCCTTAAAACATCATCCAGAACGGCGTCAGAAATCTGATCGCAGACTTTATCCGGATGCCCCTCGGTTACCGATTCGGAGGTAAAAAGGAAGTTCCCTTCAGGCATGAAAGTGCTCCTTCTTCAGATATTCTTAAAAATTTCCTATTTCCGCATATTTGGCAATATTGATATGACTGAAAGTTCCCCGCACCGTCGCTTTCTCCCCCACCAGCGACTGCTCGAGCAGACTGAACTCGACATGAGCCCTTTTTCCAATTATGGAATCACGGATTATCGAACGATTTATTCGGGCGTTATCTGATACCGAGACATAAGGACCGATGATCGATTCTTCTATGATCGCCGATTCCGCAATATGAACCGGCGGGATTATGATGGAGCCGGGGTAGTCGGCCGACAGATTCGATTCCGTTAGAAGCAAACGGTTGGTTTCGATAAAATTTTCCCGGTTGCCGCAATCATACCAGCCATCAACAACAAATGGGGCAAATCCACAGCCATCGACTATCATCGCCTCCAGGGCATCGGTCAACTGTATTTCGCCGCTGGTTTTTCTCCCCTCGGCAACAATCTCTGCCAGGTGTTCCCTGAGAATTTCCGATTTCTCAAAATAGTAGAGTCCCACTAGGGCCAGATCCGATTTGGGATTCTGCGGCTTCTCCTCCAACGCCAAAACCCGGGCTTCCTCCACAACCGCCACGCCGAAACGTCGCGGGTCGGTAACCTTTTTCAAGCCTATAACGTTGGAGCCAGACTTAATAAATTCCTTGAAATCAGTGCGGGCAATTGTATCCCCCAGAATTATCAATACCGGGCCGCCTTCGGCCTTCTGCAACGCCAGATAAATGGCATACCCCAGCCCCAGAAGCTCCTTCTGCTCCACAAACGAGGTCTTGACCAGATAGTTGCTCTGAACATATTCAACAATATGATCGCCCAGATGCCCGATTACAAAGATTACCTCTTCGGGATTTAACAGCAGAAGCGGATCCAGAATATGCGATAGAACCGGCTTCCCGGCAATCGGCAGAAGCGCTTTCGGCACGGCATAAGTGTGCGGGCGCATCCGTGTCCCTGCGCCGGCGACTGGAATGACAATTTTCAAACCTTTTCTCATGGCAGCTAATAACCTGCGCCAATATAGGGCTGACCGGGGGAAAAAGGCAAACCATTTTTGCCACAAAAATCAGTGTCCGGGAATGGCGTCGGAAATAGGAAGAAAATTCCCCTATTGAGGAGCGAAACGCTCGCTAAAAGAGTTGCCTGATACTGCCCAGCCAGTCAAACATAAGAAATTGAACTTGGCCGATAAGAAGCGATATCCGGGCCATGACCGTATAACCGAAATGCGCCCCAAATGAAATCATGATGAACCAGATTCCGACCTGGGCGGTGACTCCCAGCGCCCCCTTATGTTCCTTGGAGAAATAGAAATATATCAAGGTGGAAATGACCCCGATAACGATCACCAGCGCCAGCAGGGTGCCGGCAAATCCCTGACGCGGGTCGAGCGAAAGCATGGTCGAGCGAACCTGCGGCAGGATAAGCCCGTGCAGTTGCGAAATAAGAAACACTCCGGCCGTATTCCCCATAACAAAGGCCAGCGAGGCGCGACTGATCCAGGACCATTTGGCAAAAAACCTCGCAAACATCAATACGCCCAGCATGGCCGGGAAAAGAAGCCACCAGCGTCCATCATCAAACATTGGGTTGACCAATTGCTGGATAATCACCGCCTGCCAAACCAGACCGACATAATACCCGGCCGAAAGCCCCGCAAAGACATGCTCGGCCAGCTTATAGAACGGATTATCCTTGTAGAGAAAAGAGAATAGGGAAAGAACGAGGAACGCTCCAAGCCATATCTGGAGATTTTCCACCAGACTCATTTCCTCACCCCTTTCCCGTCCTTCCGGCTGACAAAGAAACCGATATTGCCGATTACGACCAAGAAGATTATCAGCAGATGCACCATCGACTGAGCATCCATCCCGCGAATGGCATTACCCTCGTGCTTGACCAGCAATTCATATTCGGCCGCCCCTTTCATTCCACCCAGAAGGCCGGTCAGCTGCTTGGCCTCCAAAAAGGAATACATCTTCGGCGCCATGACCGCCGTCACACCGGCCCCAACCGGAACACCAAACTGGGCGTTGACTATCGAAATCCAGTAATCAACGATACCGTTATCCGCCACGACATATATGAATTTTACGTCATTATAGTTTTTCACCCGATTCATCAGG encodes:
- a CDS encoding adenosylhomocysteinase gives rise to the protein MSKVNCDIADPKKAPEGKLRIEWAEHNMPVLRLIRERFAREKPLKGINLACCLHVTTETAGLMATLRAGGANTALCASNPLSTQDDVAASLVRDFGIPVFAINAEEKTTYYKHIHQALDFHPHITMDDGADLV
- the metK gene encoding methionine adenosyltransferase; amino-acid sequence: MPEGNFLFTSESVTEGHPDKVCDQISDAVLDDVLRQDKKGRVACECFVTVGLAIVGGEITTTGYADIPKLVRGLVADIGYTDPKFGFAYNSIGILNAIGSQSPDIAQGVDIGGAGDQGLMSGYACRETAELMPLPIMLAHKLTKRLAEVRKKKILPYLGPDGKSQVTVEYRDKKPVRIEAIVVSAHHTEDILDETGRKITEKARQEIIAQVVKPIIPAEMLDADTKYYVNPTGKFVIGGPQSDTGMTGRKIIVDTYGGMASHGGGAFSGKDPTKVDRSASYMARYIAKNIVAAGLAEKCTIQLAYAIGVAEPVSVMIFTDKTNKIDYKHMIELVRKNFDLTPRGIIASLDLLRPIYRKTAAYGHFGWSDPDYTWEKTDKVKDLLKDA
- a CDS encoding sugar phosphate nucleotidyltransferase, coding for MRKGLKIVIPVAGAGTRMRPHTYAVPKALLPIAGKPVLSHILDPLLLLNPEEVIFVIGHLGDHIVEYVQSNYLVKTSFVEQKELLGLGYAIYLALQKAEGGPVLIILGDTIARTDFKEFIKSGSNVIGLKKVTDPRRFGVAVVEEARVLALEEKPQNPKSDLALVGLYYFEKSEILREHLAEIVAEGRKTSGEIQLTDALEAMIVDGCGFAPFVVDGWYDCGNRENFIETNRLLLTESNLSADYPGSIIIPPVHIAESAIIEESIIGPYVSVSDNARINRSIIRDSIIGKRAHVEFSLLEQSLVGEKATVRGTFSHINIAKYAEIGNF